AACTGTCCAAGCTCTTGGAAGAGAAAAAGTCCGAAAACGCACGTTTGGTAACTGAATACCGTGCGCATATCATGTCGATTAAAGAAGGTTTGGATAATCTTGAGCAGGGCGGTAATTAGTTGTGCAGTCGTCCGATCTGCCTACACTTGAATCTTTAGAACGTAGAGCTGACCGCTTAAGCGCTAAGGCTTCGTCACGTTTGGACGATTGGCTATCCTTGCGTGAAGACGGGCTTAAAATCGATGAATTTCTGGAGCTGGCACCGGGTGCGGCTGAGCGGCTGGAAGAGCTTTCCACGGCTTTGTTTGGCGAACTGCTGAGCGAACTGGAGACCAATCTGACTCATGCCATCAGGGAGATTTTGGGACAGGATCGCGAAGTTAAGGCGGTTGCATCTATCCGCGATAAAAAATTGCAGGTCGATTTCCAGATTATGAATCAGGGCGGCGAAGAAGATATTATGGTCGGGCAGGGCGGTTCGGTCTGTAATATTCTATCAGTGGGACTACGGCTCATTGCTTTGTCGAGGCTTAATCCTGAAGCGCATCGACCTTTTCTGGTGCTGGATGAGCAGGATTGCTGGCTGCGTCCTGATCTTGTGCCCGGATTTATGGAGCTGATCAGGACTATTGCCGAGCGGTTGGGTTTTCAGGTGCTGGTTATTAGTCATCATCCGCTGGACCTATTTTCCGAAAGCGCGGACGGCATTCTTGCTTTGCAACCGCAAAAGGATGGCGGCCCGATTGTGGAGCTGGTTAAGTAACAGCCTGAAATTAAAGAGCTTGGCTTTTACTGGTTGTTTGCGGATTTTTGCTGTATCCTGCCCCCAGTTAATTAAGTTTTTTAGTGGAGTTTATATAAATGGCTGAGCAAAGTCTGAAACGCATTCTGGACATCCCCCTTGAAGTCAAGGTTGAGATGGGGCGAACCAAACTTCTGGTCAATGAAATTATCCAGTTTGGTCAGGGTACCGTTATCGAGCTGCATAAGCTGGCCGGGGAGCCACTGGATATGTATGTGGAAGGTAGGTTGGTTGCGCGCGGTGAGCTTGTTGTAATCAATGAGAATTTCGGGTTCAGGATTACTGAGATTATTAAGCCTGAAGACAGGATCAAAAAGCTGGGCCTGTAACTGGGAACAGCCGGAATCCGCGAAAAGATTTTTCGAATTTTCCGCCCCCTGCTAACGGGGGCTTTGTTTTTTGGCGTATCTGCCGTAAAACGGGCTGTTGTCTTCTCATGCAGCCTCGGATAAGAAGTTTCCTCGCAAGGAGGTCACATTAAGTGTCATCGTTAAATAATTCGTTTAAAAGCAAGCCCGTAATCTGGGCTGTTGCCATAATTTTTATCAGTACTTTTGCCCGTCTCTGGTTCCTTGGATCCGGGCAGCTCAATCTTGTGCAGGATGAGTCCCAGTATTGGGATTGGACCCGGCACATGCAGCTCACATATTACTCTAAAGGTCCGCTCATTGCCTGGATTATCGGGCTGTGGACATCTGTTTTCGGTAATACTGAATTCGGGGTTCGCTTCGGTTCGGTGGTCGGCTCATTTTTGACCCAGATTGTACTTTTCTGGGGTGTTGCGCGCATGTGGAAAAGACCAATCGCGGCAATCTGGACCCTGATCATCTACAATTCCATGCCTGTCTATCTGGCTCTTGGAATCCTGATGACCACGGATAATCCCTTTATCCTCTGCTGGAGTTGCGCTCTTTTTGCTCTGTACAAGGCCTCTATTCCGCATCCTCCGGGATTGGAGCGGGATTCCAATGAATCACAGACCAAGCCTTTTGTTCTGATAAGTCTTTTTTTCGGAGTCGGCATTCTGGCCAAGTACACCATGCTCGGCTTTGCAGGGCTTTCGGTTATGTACGGGCTGCTGCTCATGCGCCGGGAAAGGCTTCCACGCGGTTTTTGGAGCAAGTTGTTTCTTTCGCTTGGCGGGGGACTTTTCCTCGGCTTTTTGCCGACCCTGATCTGGAACATGCAGAACAGTTTCGTTGGCTATAAACATGTACTGCACCTGATCGGAGCTTCCGGGAATAAGGCTTCACACCTGCTGCGTTTCGACCGTTTTCTGCCGTTTTTTGGTGAGCAGGTAGGGATGGCTACTCCGTGGTGGCTGGTTTTTAT
The Marinifilum sp. JC120 DNA segment above includes these coding regions:
- the fliN gene encoding flagellar motor switch protein FliN, which produces MAEQSLKRILDIPLEVKVEMGRTKLLVNEIIQFGQGTVIELHKLAGEPLDMYVEGRLVARGELVVINENFGFRITEIIKPEDRIKKLGL
- a CDS encoding phospholipid carrier-dependent glycosyltransferase — its product is MSSLNNSFKSKPVIWAVAIIFISTFARLWFLGSGQLNLVQDESQYWDWTRHMQLTYYSKGPLIAWIIGLWTSVFGNTEFGVRFGSVVGSFLTQIVLFWGVARMWKRPIAAIWTLIIYNSMPVYLALGILMTTDNPFILCWSCALFALYKASIPHPPGLERDSNESQTKPFVLISLFFGVGILAKYTMLGFAGLSVMYGLLLMRRERLPRGFWSKLFLSLGGGLFLGFLPTLIWNMQNSFVGYKHVLHLIGASGNKASHLLRFDRFLPFFGEQVGMATPWWLVFMFIGGFAALFFVLKGKGRNLMNLNHRQSALLSVFFLPVWIFFFVWSFHAKVLGNWAVISYVSGVMIAGFAFESFWGRRGRFRSLWMTLSIVIFMVLHFQNLVPLPDHLNPTHRLKGWTDLGQQVVELEKTQFKDPSKVFVMSDEYDMTAALAFYVPGQPRTYCAWIDRRMNQYDLWPGPEDKVGWDCVYVIKKFHSNTNEEMKEMFERVSSPIHIQTTFRGKPARKFTVYLCYGYNGKWPRDPRLRF